In a single window of the Rhopalosiphum padi isolate XX-2018 chromosome 1, ASM2088224v1, whole genome shotgun sequence genome:
- the LOC132932244 gene encoding serine-enriched protein-like, protein MMEQQYPVTTTSTTMDETLFEYKGGLADDLKFLAAIPEVCDVTFLVGETREPVCAVKAILAARSRVFYKMLYDTNGKQLQHQQHSIGGSSSKRSGGLIKQLSGAASGSQNSQQQNRLRMLLKRSSEPLIQHNHQQQYQSRQQQKSPPNRNSIKNNSKMAAAGSNASTSWSKYKRGSAVGTAAAAISNVGSVTSPTIIVIEEFDADVFRQLVEYVHTGCVTLQPRTLLGVLNAADCYGLDELRAACTGFADTGGGITVDTACALLASAERYIHYKCTKSLVQKVLEFVDVNGGRVLTLGSFTLLPQHVVRLILSRDELRADELTKFQAALMWAKKYAADAADNNNADSEDADWRSLFREHFAPIIQYHKIAASVILEEIMPLGVVPDRDLLSALAYQADPNSVRLDSITGAGDRDQLRCGRRRTRSMSVQSGGAGGDEDDMQSGYHQVSVAAGPSTTSISGVGHQPAATPTLSSGGSGGSADVVGRHNQRPPPPRRRRRTSSSAHQHQGQQKPHHHHHHHHHHHYRPLNRHNLSSDSTNSRSCCTSDDDSADDLTSS, encoded by the exons ATGATGGAGCAACAATATCCCGTTACTACAACATCTACAACAATGGATGAAACACTGTTCGAATATAAAGGTGGATTAGCAGATGATTTGAAGTTTCTCGCGGCTATCCCAGAAGTGTGCGACGTTACATTTTTAGTCGGTGAAACACGGGAACCGGTGTGTGCAGTTAAAGCAATACTCGCGGCTAGAAGCCG agtgttttataaaatgttatatgacACGAATGGTAAACAACTACAACACCAACAACACTCAATTGGAGGTAGTTCATCGAAACGCAGTGGAGGCTTAATAAAGCAATTATCTGGTGCCGCAAGTGGAAGTCAAAACTCTCAACAACAAAATAGGTTGAGGATGTTGTTAAAACGTAGTTCAGAACCATTGATTCAACACAACCATCAACAACAGTATCAATCACGG CAACAGCAAAAATCACCACCGAATAGGAACAGCATTAAGAACAATAGCAAAATGGCGGCTGCCGGATCCAACGCCTCGACATCTTGGTCGAAGTATAAAAGAGGAAGTGCCGTCGGAACTGCAGCGGCAGCGATAAGTAATGTCGGGAGTGTAACATCaccaacaataatagtaatcgaAGAATTCGATGCCGACGTGTTCCGGCAGTTGGTAGAATATGTACACACTGGTTGTGTTACATTACAACCACGGACGTTACTAG GCGTGTTGAATGCGGCCGACTGTTACGGACTGGACGAGCTGCGGGCCGCCTGTACGGGTTTCGCCGACACGGGCGGCGGCATCACCGTGGACACAGCTTGTGCGCTATTGGCGTCTGCCGAACGTTACATCCACTACAAGTGCACTAAATCGCTGGTGCAAAAA GTGCTCGAGTTCGTAGATGTGAACGGCGGACGCGTACTCACACTTGGATCGTTCACATTATTGCCGCAACACGTGGTCCGACTTATACTGTCACGGGACGAGTTACGAGCTGATGAACTGACAAAATTCCag GCTGCGCTGATGTGGGCGAAGAAATATGCCGCCGACGCTGCTGACAACAACAATGCCGATTCCGAAGACGCAGATTGGCGTTCTCTGTTTAGGGAACACTTTGCGCCAATCATCCAATATCATAAGATCGCGGCGAGTGTAATTTTAGAAGAAATCATGCCGTTAGGGGTGGTTCCTGACCGGGACTTACTGTCGGCGCTTGCTTATCAG GCTGACCCGAACAGCGTGCGGTTGGACTCCATCACTGGGGCCGGCGACCGGGATCAGTTGCGGTGCGGTCGGCGCCGGACGCGGTCCATGTCGGTGCAGAGCGGCGGTGCTGGCGGCGACGAGGACGACATGCAGTCGGGCTATCATCAGGTGAGCGTCGCGGCCGGCCCGTCGACCACGTCCATCAGCGGTGTCGGTCATCAGCCAGCCGCCACGCCGACGTTGAGCAGCGGTGGCAGTGGCGGCAGCGCGGACGTCGTGGGCCGGCACAACCAACGGCCGCCGCCGCCCAGACGCCGGCGGCGCACCTCGTCGTCCGCGCACCAGCACCAGGGACAGCAAAAaccccaccaccaccaccaccaccatcaccaccatcaCTACCGCCCGCTCAACCGGCACAACCTGTCGTCGGACTCGACCAACAGCCGGAGTTGCTGCACGAGCGATGACGACTCGGCGGACGACCTGACGTCGTCTTAA